The following coding sequences lie in one Jonesia denitrificans DSM 20603 genomic window:
- a CDS encoding HAD-IIA family hydrolase, translating to MTEQYLQHSEVPLSQRYPLALVDLDGVAYKGHEPINHASDGLNAARQHGMRLVFVTNNASREPQDVAQQLTSLDIPAHSDDVMTAAQACARLLTQHVEPGAKVLVIGGAGLRTAVHEAGYTIVESADDNPIAVAQGFAPTLGWKDLAEAAYAVTAGALHVASNLDLSLPTARGFAPGNGSLVGAVKAATGVEPLSAGKPSPAMYHMAIERAGASTALVIGDRLDTDLAGARAGGLHGLHVLTGVSTIRDAINASPIERPHYLACDLRALTTTHPAVTQRNGWWVCGASAVRVVDSALEVWESDDSEGSPDGLDPARAACVAAWNYADTHPTTTQFDLPEALV from the coding sequence GTGACTGAACAGTACCTTCAGCACAGTGAGGTACCGCTCTCGCAGCGGTACCCACTGGCACTTGTTGACCTCGACGGAGTAGCCTACAAAGGGCACGAACCCATTAACCATGCGTCAGATGGGCTGAACGCCGCTCGACAACACGGTATGCGCCTCGTGTTTGTCACAAACAACGCATCACGAGAACCGCAAGACGTCGCGCAACAATTGACTAGCCTCGACATCCCAGCTCACAGCGACGACGTCATGACTGCAGCACAAGCATGTGCCCGCCTCCTCACACAACACGTTGAACCAGGCGCAAAAGTGCTCGTCATCGGTGGCGCTGGTCTGCGCACGGCAGTACACGAAGCGGGATACACCATCGTAGAGTCAGCTGACGACAACCCCATCGCAGTTGCCCAGGGGTTCGCGCCCACTCTAGGGTGGAAAGACCTCGCTGAAGCAGCATACGCAGTAACAGCAGGTGCTCTCCATGTTGCATCCAACCTCGATCTCTCCCTGCCCACAGCGAGGGGATTCGCTCCAGGAAATGGATCGCTCGTTGGAGCGGTAAAAGCAGCTACAGGGGTCGAGCCACTCAGTGCCGGAAAACCATCGCCAGCCATGTACCACATGGCCATCGAACGAGCAGGGGCATCAACCGCACTAGTGATCGGCGACCGCCTTGACACCGACCTAGCCGGAGCACGAGCGGGCGGACTCCACGGTTTGCACGTACTCACAGGTGTGTCAACAATCCGAGACGCCATCAACGCTTCACCTATAGAGCGTCCCCACTACCTCGCCTGTGACCTTCGCGCCCTCACAACAACCCACCCCGCTGTGACGCAACGAAATGGCTGGTGGGTATGTGGAGCATCTGCTGTCAGAGTGGTGGACAGTGCGCTTGAAGTATGGGAATCAGACGACAGCGAAGGAAGCCCTGACGGACTTGATCCAGCACGGGCTGCGTGCGTTGCAGCCTGGAACTACGCCGACACCCATCCCACCACCACTCAATTCGACTTACCAGAAGCGCTCGTATAG
- a CDS encoding TlyA family RNA methyltransferase codes for MTSEQKSRRLDVTVVMRGLAPSRNRAARIISDGAVFVNGRSITKPAWPVHNADTITLKGGLTTYVSRAAMKLARTLDALTGSLDVSGRHALDIGASTGGFTQVLLERGAPTVIALDVGHDQLVPALREDERVHVMEKVNARTLTTNQLPWTPTVTVADVSFISLTKIIPAVAHISPPGADLLLMVKPQFEVGRSDVKAGVVTDPHAHQRAIHQVLQEAEQAGLSAKCIIPSALPGPQGNREYFVWFTVDNAEETPTWRTVGVEVNRQAHIAQAVSAAVGFALNLDVQGRSVPQDDGVPATQCYWLTGSDA; via the coding sequence GTGACGTCCGAGCAAAAATCACGACGTCTCGACGTCACTGTAGTGATGCGAGGGCTCGCACCCTCACGCAACCGTGCAGCCCGTATCATTTCTGACGGCGCCGTCTTCGTTAATGGGCGATCCATCACGAAACCGGCATGGCCGGTGCACAACGCAGACACCATCACGCTCAAAGGCGGGCTCACAACCTATGTGTCACGCGCCGCAATGAAACTTGCGCGTACTCTCGACGCCTTGACAGGTTCCCTGGATGTATCAGGTCGACACGCTCTCGACATTGGAGCCTCCACCGGCGGGTTCACTCAAGTTCTCCTCGAACGTGGAGCACCGACAGTGATCGCACTTGACGTAGGACACGACCAACTCGTTCCCGCACTGCGCGAGGATGAGCGGGTCCACGTGATGGAAAAAGTCAACGCAAGAACCCTCACCACAAATCAGCTTCCGTGGACACCTACAGTGACCGTGGCAGACGTATCATTCATTTCGTTAACGAAGATTATCCCCGCGGTGGCACACATATCCCCGCCAGGTGCCGATTTGCTCCTCATGGTGAAGCCCCAATTTGAAGTTGGTCGATCTGATGTCAAAGCGGGTGTCGTCACGGACCCACACGCACACCAACGAGCAATCCACCAAGTTCTCCAGGAAGCAGAACAGGCGGGCCTCTCAGCCAAGTGCATCATCCCCAGCGCGTTGCCAGGACCGCAAGGTAACCGTGAGTATTTCGTGTGGTTCACTGTGGACAACGCCGAAGAAACACCGACATGGCGTACCGTGGGGGTAGAGGTGAACCGCCAAGCGCATATCGCACAAGCCGTTTCTGCAGCTGTGGGGTTCGCGCTGAACCTCGATGTGCAAGGGCGCAGTGTGCCGCAGGATGACGGAGTACCGGCAACGCAGTGCTACTGGTTGACAGGGAGTGACGCATGA
- a CDS encoding NAD kinase — MTRNVLVVTHPGRSEAVTALRETVPALTRHGFTIYATDLSTELSTELGIHNFTPYQPASHMSINDVEAVMVLGGDGTILRAAELVFGSSVPVLGINLGHVGFLAESEKEDLDLAVARLAARDYVTEERRVLQVTVHRPGFAQPVIDWALNEATVEKAEPARMLEVALSVDERPLSAFGCDAVIIATATGSTAHAFSAGGPIVWPDVAAKVVVPVAAHALFATPLVLGPSADCTVDVLPESGVGGVLVTDGRRQTDIPQGSRVTVRTSDTPIVFARLAEAPFADRLVSKFRLPVDGWRNGHTISRRRSGSGPNEGGSIDA, encoded by the coding sequence ATGACTCGAAACGTTCTCGTGGTAACCCACCCTGGTCGATCCGAGGCCGTCACCGCATTGCGTGAAACGGTCCCTGCACTGACACGACACGGTTTTACAATCTACGCAACCGACCTCTCCACAGAACTTTCTACAGAGTTGGGGATTCACAACTTCACTCCATACCAACCAGCCTCCCACATGTCGATCAACGATGTGGAAGCAGTCATGGTCCTTGGCGGCGACGGAACAATCTTGCGTGCAGCAGAACTCGTCTTCGGGTCCTCAGTGCCAGTACTAGGCATCAACCTTGGCCACGTTGGGTTCCTCGCCGAAAGTGAAAAGGAAGATCTTGACCTGGCTGTCGCACGCCTGGCAGCACGCGACTATGTGACTGAAGAACGTCGTGTTCTTCAGGTCACCGTCCATCGCCCTGGTTTTGCGCAACCTGTCATCGATTGGGCGTTGAATGAAGCCACAGTCGAAAAGGCTGAACCAGCACGGATGTTGGAAGTTGCGTTGTCTGTGGACGAACGCCCACTGTCTGCGTTTGGGTGCGACGCAGTGATCATCGCTACCGCAACAGGGTCTACCGCTCACGCGTTTTCTGCCGGTGGTCCCATCGTGTGGCCAGACGTCGCGGCAAAAGTTGTTGTCCCCGTTGCTGCTCATGCCTTGTTTGCAACCCCACTGGTGTTAGGGCCGTCAGCAGATTGCACTGTTGATGTTCTCCCAGAATCAGGAGTCGGGGGTGTGCTGGTCACTGATGGGCGCCGTCAAACAGATATTCCCCAAGGGTCGCGGGTCACTGTCCGCACAAGTGACACCCCAATTGTCTTTGCACGCCTTGCAGAAGCCCCTTTTGCTGACCGGCTTGTTTCGAAATTTCGGCTACCGGTCGATGGTTGGCGCAATGGACACACGATCAGCAGGCGACGTTCCGGTAGTGGACCCAACGAAGGAGGGAGTATCGATGCTTGA
- the recN gene encoding DNA repair protein RecN, protein MLDEMTIDSLGVIHRTRMDFSPGLTAITGETGAGKTMVLTGMSLLLGAKADPATVRVGAQRAVVEGRVTAVSDEVVRTVEEVGGYLDDDGALIISRTVAAAGRSRTHLAGRSVPQQTLADVAQELVTIHGQSDQIRLKSPARQRAALDEFAGEEFARVLKEYRTAWFRRAELVAQLDGLVTQRDERAREAELLRMGLAEVERVEPVSGEDVALAAEAARLSNVQLLRDAAHAAHMCVAGGDIADGGVDELTPVTELLDRAARVLHGVEEHDAELGRLAGRVDEIRFAVDDVVAELSAHTSTLEADPARLEWVEQRRSELHGLTRAYGESVDAVLAWAADAGLRLMELEDDGERIESLRVEVEQVTELLGELANDMTTRRRGAARDLADAVTSELAGLAMGGARFDVDVSTNEELGAYGRDDVVMLLTPHQGAPARPLGRGASGGELSRVMLALEVALATASTSGARGVPTMIFDEVDAGVGGKAAIEVGRRLARLAQTFQVIVVTHLPQVAAFADHHVVVTKSSGQDVSQGFTQSDVREVVGDERVVELARMLSGQDESDAALEHAKELLDIATVRL, encoded by the coding sequence ATGCTTGATGAAATGACTATTGACAGCCTTGGTGTCATCCATCGCACTCGTATGGACTTTTCTCCTGGGCTTACTGCAATCACCGGAGAGACCGGTGCGGGCAAAACAATGGTGTTAACTGGTATGTCATTGTTACTGGGCGCGAAAGCTGATCCAGCCACAGTCCGTGTGGGCGCGCAACGCGCCGTTGTTGAAGGACGCGTGACGGCCGTGTCAGATGAGGTTGTGCGTACCGTTGAAGAGGTAGGAGGATACCTCGATGATGATGGTGCGCTCATTATTTCGCGCACTGTTGCGGCTGCTGGGCGTTCACGTACTCATTTGGCGGGACGGTCTGTTCCGCAACAAACACTTGCCGACGTCGCCCAGGAATTAGTCACGATTCATGGACAGTCTGACCAAATTCGGCTGAAATCTCCTGCCCGCCAGCGGGCTGCACTGGATGAGTTTGCTGGTGAGGAATTTGCGCGTGTGCTGAAAGAGTACCGCACTGCGTGGTTTCGTCGGGCAGAACTCGTGGCCCAGTTGGATGGTCTGGTCACTCAGCGTGACGAACGTGCACGAGAAGCTGAATTGCTACGGATGGGTTTAGCTGAGGTGGAACGTGTTGAACCTGTCAGTGGTGAAGATGTGGCTCTCGCTGCTGAGGCGGCCCGGTTGAGCAACGTGCAATTGTTGCGCGACGCGGCCCATGCCGCGCACATGTGTGTAGCTGGCGGTGACATTGCTGATGGTGGTGTTGATGAGTTGACGCCTGTGACCGAATTGCTTGATCGTGCTGCGCGGGTTCTTCACGGTGTTGAGGAGCATGACGCCGAGTTGGGGCGACTTGCGGGACGCGTGGATGAGATACGTTTTGCTGTTGATGATGTTGTTGCCGAGTTGTCAGCACACACCTCAACGTTGGAGGCCGACCCGGCACGGCTGGAGTGGGTGGAGCAGCGTCGCAGTGAGTTGCATGGGTTGACACGTGCCTATGGTGAGTCTGTCGATGCGGTGCTGGCGTGGGCGGCTGATGCTGGGCTGCGTTTAATGGAGCTTGAAGATGACGGTGAGCGTATTGAGTCGTTGCGTGTCGAGGTAGAGCAGGTTACCGAGTTACTTGGTGAGCTCGCGAACGACATGACGACGCGTCGAAGGGGCGCTGCCCGTGATCTTGCGGATGCTGTGACCTCTGAATTGGCTGGTCTTGCGATGGGTGGTGCCCGCTTTGATGTTGATGTGTCGACGAATGAGGAACTCGGTGCGTACGGACGTGACGATGTGGTGATGTTACTCACTCCGCATCAGGGTGCTCCGGCTCGCCCTCTGGGGCGTGGAGCATCGGGTGGTGAATTATCGCGCGTGATGTTGGCTCTAGAAGTCGCATTGGCAACCGCATCCACGTCTGGTGCGCGCGGCGTGCCGACGATGATTTTTGATGAGGTAGATGCAGGGGTTGGTGGGAAAGCTGCGATCGAGGTGGGGCGGCGGTTGGCTCGATTAGCGCAGACTTTCCAGGTCATTGTGGTGACTCACTTGCCACAGGTTGCAGCGTTCGCTGATCACCATGTTGTGGTGACAAAAAGTTCCGGGCAGGATGTCTCGCAGGGCTTCACGCAGTCGGACGTTCGTGAGGTTGTGGGAGATGAACGAGTTGTGGAGTTAGCGCGGATGTTGTCTGGTCAAGATGAGTCAGATGCAGCGTTGGAACACGCGAAAGAACTGCTTGACATAGCGACTGTGAGATTATGA
- the steA gene encoding putative cytokinetic ring protein SteA, translating to MKLLRKKKSEQVAQDGRIQGIAKVDRRTKDLTKRLDPGDVAVINHTDIDRVAADSLVAARPRAVLNAAKSISGRYPNLGPGILVDAGITLIDDLGPDVMTIKEGRTVTIDGASVYVGDTLIAEGEEQSHSSITMALEEAREGLSVQMESFAANTMDYLRKERELLLDGVGVPDISTSIEGRQVLIVVRGYHYKEDLHMLRPYIKEYRPVLIGVDGGADAILEGGWQPDLIVGDMDSVSDKALRCGAEIVVHAYRDGRAPGTERLKDLGVEHVVFPATGTSEDIAMLLADDLGAELIVAVGTHATLVEFLDKGRAGMASTFLTRLRVGGKLVDAKGVSRLYRQRISNSQLVLLAVAGLIAVAAALASTNVGQALFGLTGARFDDFLSWFQSFPLWSSPPS from the coding sequence ATGAAACTCCTCAGGAAGAAGAAAAGCGAACAGGTTGCTCAGGATGGGCGTATCCAGGGCATCGCGAAAGTAGACCGCCGCACAAAGGATCTCACGAAGCGTCTTGATCCAGGTGACGTTGCTGTCATCAACCACACTGATATTGACCGTGTGGCTGCGGACTCACTGGTTGCTGCACGGCCGCGCGCTGTGCTCAATGCGGCGAAGTCGATTTCAGGGCGGTACCCGAACCTTGGGCCTGGGATTCTTGTGGACGCTGGAATCACACTCATTGATGACCTTGGACCTGACGTGATGACGATCAAGGAGGGGCGCACAGTCACCATTGATGGTGCGAGCGTGTACGTGGGCGACACGCTTATTGCTGAGGGGGAAGAGCAGTCGCACTCGTCGATCACCATGGCGTTAGAAGAGGCCCGTGAAGGTCTGTCTGTGCAGATGGAGTCGTTTGCGGCTAACACGATGGACTACTTGCGCAAGGAACGTGAGTTGTTGCTGGACGGGGTGGGCGTCCCGGATATTTCGACCTCCATTGAAGGTCGTCAGGTACTTATTGTGGTGAGGGGCTATCACTATAAAGAGGACCTGCACATGTTGCGCCCCTATATTAAAGAGTATCGTCCCGTCCTCATCGGGGTTGATGGAGGTGCGGACGCGATCCTTGAAGGTGGTTGGCAACCAGATCTCATTGTCGGTGACATGGATTCGGTATCGGACAAGGCGTTACGGTGCGGTGCTGAGATTGTGGTCCATGCATATCGCGATGGGCGTGCTCCTGGGACCGAACGCTTGAAAGATCTTGGTGTGGAGCATGTTGTGTTTCCGGCAACCGGTACCTCAGAGGACATTGCAATGCTCCTTGCAGACGATCTCGGGGCGGAACTTATTGTTGCGGTAGGTACACATGCAACGCTGGTGGAGTTCCTAGACAAGGGGCGTGCTGGTATGGCGTCAACTTTCCTCACCCGGTTGCGGGTGGGAGGAAAACTTGTGGATGCGAAAGGCGTGTCACGGTTGTACCGTCAACGGATCTCCAATTCGCAACTGGTGTTACTGGCAGTAGCAGGGTTGATCGCTGTCGCGGCTGCGCTTGCGTCAACTAATGTGGGTCAGGCGCTTTTTGGTTTGACCGGTGCACGGTTCGATGACTTTTTGTCGTGGTTCCAGTCGTTCCCGTTGTGGAGTTCTCCGCCATCCTAG
- a CDS encoding copper transporter, whose protein sequence is MIDFRYHLVSLISVFLALAVGIILGAGPLKESISNQLTGQVEQLRQEKDDLRSEADALALRNDRLNEYIDAVSRRTVHDVLSERRVAIIQVSDVSDALYEGVVEQVESSGAQVTSRVRVTDAWTAGDQADARQSYASSLVDFLPEDRRDVASDKALASALVVALTQANPADPQAVSDDAALALEVLEGADLVELVSYTSVPADAVIILDARSYDGEVPDNTEQSLLYANIAEAAAHLSEGVVVAASNVVDGDVVSVIREDSSLVKLVSTVSDTDLSFGRLNTPLALAAAIGNKVGHFGFESSANALVPAAVTLDAPVRSVANAEEDAQNADGDEGES, encoded by the coding sequence GTGATTGACTTTAGATACCACCTCGTCTCGCTGATATCTGTATTCCTCGCTTTAGCGGTGGGCATTATTTTGGGTGCTGGTCCGTTGAAGGAGTCGATTTCTAATCAGCTCACTGGACAGGTGGAGCAACTGCGCCAGGAGAAGGATGACCTTCGGAGTGAAGCTGATGCGCTGGCACTACGTAATGACCGACTGAATGAGTACATTGACGCGGTGTCGCGGCGTACCGTCCACGATGTTCTCAGTGAACGTCGTGTCGCGATTATTCAGGTCTCTGACGTCTCTGACGCGTTGTATGAGGGGGTCGTGGAGCAGGTCGAGAGTTCTGGTGCGCAAGTAACATCGCGTGTTCGTGTGACAGATGCTTGGACGGCGGGCGATCAAGCAGATGCACGCCAATCGTATGCTTCGTCCCTCGTTGATTTCTTGCCTGAGGACCGGCGTGATGTGGCGTCAGATAAAGCTTTGGCGTCTGCGTTGGTGGTGGCTTTGACACAGGCGAACCCGGCAGACCCACAAGCAGTATCAGACGACGCGGCTCTTGCACTGGAAGTTCTTGAGGGTGCGGACTTAGTGGAGTTGGTGTCCTACACGTCGGTTCCAGCCGATGCAGTGATCATCCTCGACGCACGCTCTTATGACGGTGAGGTGCCAGACAACACCGAACAGTCGTTGTTGTATGCCAATATCGCTGAGGCTGCTGCTCACTTGTCGGAGGGTGTTGTTGTTGCAGCGTCGAATGTTGTTGACGGCGATGTGGTGTCGGTGATTCGCGAGGACTCGTCGTTGGTCAAGTTGGTGTCGACTGTGTCGGATACTGATTTGTCGTTTGGCCGGTTGAACACGCCATTGGCGCTTGCTGCTGCAATTGGCAATAAGGTGGGTCATTTTGGTTTTGAGTCGAGTGCTAATGCGTTAGTGCCCGCGGCGGTGACTCTTGATGCTCCTGTCCGAAGCGTAGCGAATGCTGAGGAAGACGCGCAGAACGCTGATGGTGATGAGGGGGAATCCTAA
- the murJ gene encoding murein biosynthesis integral membrane protein MurJ, producing the protein MSVRLVMASPLPVKGDFRSRLSTLAGAAVLISAVTLASRVLGFGRWIAQASWVGTGGVAEAYAAANLLPNVLFEVVAGGALASAVIPLLTGAVSQDRQDKVRDSASALMTWTLIVLVPLALVVVVGARPILSVASGLVGTEWEDTAVFFLRAFAAQIPLYGVGIVAGGVLQAHRRFFWPAFAPLVSSLVVMVVYFAFDRLAQGSHTDPLALSTLSLGVLAWGTTAGVAAMALTMVAPMLALGIWPRLRVSFPDGQAARARSLAGAGLGALVAQQVTTVVVMRLATTVGDPTSLNVFQYGQAVYFLPYAVLVVPLATSAFPRLSALAQSGDDVGLGLLVSSTSRLVVVICGVGAAVLVAASWAVEVFFESFTRGGVPGMGALLLSLAPSVLGLAAIYHLSRVLYARDNGRAAVIATASGWALVSLCMIAGVMLLPEARTAAQFLVIVGLSHTLGLTIAAVLLVVAVIRDCGRRALSGVGRSVAASGVGAVVGGIAGRSLSSVLLEPGASTWMAVGVGALGASVALVCVLVSVAVIDRGDVRRLIRGRGRVL; encoded by the coding sequence GTGAGTGTGCGCCTGGTGATGGCGTCCCCGCTGCCCGTGAAGGGTGATTTCCGCTCCCGCCTGAGTACCCTTGCGGGGGCTGCTGTTCTGATTTCTGCCGTGACGTTAGCGTCGCGCGTCTTGGGGTTTGGCCGGTGGATTGCTCAAGCGTCCTGGGTGGGGACGGGGGGAGTGGCCGAAGCCTATGCTGCAGCCAACCTCCTTCCTAATGTGCTTTTCGAAGTTGTTGCGGGGGGCGCGTTAGCAAGTGCTGTGATTCCGCTGTTAACAGGCGCAGTTTCTCAGGATCGTCAAGACAAGGTTCGTGACTCTGCGTCGGCGTTGATGACGTGGACCTTGATTGTGTTAGTTCCACTGGCACTTGTTGTTGTTGTGGGGGCGCGTCCGATCCTGTCGGTGGCCTCTGGGCTCGTGGGCACGGAGTGGGAAGACACGGCAGTCTTTTTTCTTCGTGCTTTCGCGGCGCAAATTCCGTTGTATGGGGTAGGGATTGTTGCGGGAGGTGTGCTTCAGGCACATCGCCGGTTTTTTTGGCCAGCATTTGCTCCGCTGGTGTCGTCCCTGGTTGTCATGGTTGTGTACTTTGCGTTTGATCGGCTAGCGCAGGGCAGTCACACAGATCCGCTTGCGTTGTCGACGTTGTCGCTGGGGGTGCTGGCGTGGGGGACAACTGCTGGGGTGGCTGCGATGGCACTGACAATGGTGGCCCCCATGTTGGCGTTGGGTATCTGGCCTCGGTTGCGGGTGTCGTTTCCTGATGGTCAGGCGGCGCGGGCGCGTTCTCTTGCGGGCGCCGGGTTGGGCGCTCTTGTTGCCCAGCAAGTAACCACCGTGGTGGTGATGAGGCTTGCGACCACTGTGGGTGACCCGACGTCACTGAACGTATTTCAGTATGGTCAGGCCGTGTATTTTTTGCCGTATGCGGTTCTCGTCGTGCCGCTGGCAACTAGTGCGTTCCCGCGATTGTCTGCGCTTGCCCAGAGTGGTGATGATGTGGGATTGGGGTTACTCGTCTCGTCAACATCGCGTCTTGTTGTGGTGATTTGTGGGGTAGGGGCAGCGGTGTTAGTGGCGGCGAGTTGGGCGGTCGAGGTGTTCTTCGAATCGTTTACTCGTGGTGGTGTTCCTGGAATGGGAGCCTTGTTACTCAGTCTTGCACCGAGCGTGCTTGGTCTTGCCGCTATTTATCATCTGTCTCGTGTGTTGTATGCCCGTGATAACGGGCGTGCTGCGGTGATCGCGACTGCGTCTGGGTGGGCATTGGTGTCGTTGTGCATGATCGCGGGGGTGATGCTGCTTCCCGAGGCCCGCACAGCAGCACAGTTTCTCGTGATTGTGGGCCTGTCACACACTCTTGGTTTGACTATCGCCGCTGTGCTTCTTGTTGTTGCTGTGATCCGTGATTGTGGGCGCCGCGCACTCAGTGGTGTTGGGCGTTCTGTAGCGGCTTCTGGGGTGGGGGCAGTGGTCGGTGGGATAGCTGGGCGGTCTTTGAGCAGCGTGTTGTTGGAGCCTGGTGCATCAACGTGGATGGCGGTGGGTGTCGGGGCGCTTGGTGCTTCGGTGGCGTTGGTGTGTGTCCTTGTGAGTGTGGCTGTCATTGATCGTGGTGATGTGCGTCGGTTGATTCGAGGGCGGGGGAGGGTGTTGTGA